Below is a window of Agathobacter rectalis ATCC 33656 DNA.
ACCAATACTTGCAATTGTATCTGGTTCATACCCTCCATAATATGGCCAATCAAGATTAAACGTTTTTTCTCCAATGGAATTAGTTGTTAACTTAATGAAATACTTCGCATTATGTGATGTAATTAAATCATATCCTTCAACTGCCCATGATTCTGGACTATTTTTTACAATATTATATATTTCTTCACTATTTAAACTATTGAAAGTCAATACTTTACTATCATCGCTTAATTTTTTATATTCATTATACGCGGACTCTGCATACCATTTATTACCCGAAACATTAAACTTAGTATCAATTCCATTCAGCCCCTTTGCTGTCACTCCACTCGCAACCATACCGGCAACCATTCCTGCTGTATCATTTCCTGTCACATCTGTGGTTATCTTCTGCGCACCGGCTCCGGCTCCCATTGAGATGCCTTCTTTGGCGACTATTGTTGCTGTGCTTTTGAATGTCAGATTTCCCGCTGTGGATGCCTGTCCGATTGGAATCATTGCGGATGCCGCAAATGCAAAGGCATTTTCTGTCAGATAATATGCATCCTCGTTTCCCTGAAACAGGTCATCCTTTATGCCGTTTACTGCCGTGCTGTCAATGTCACCTGTGCTTCCATAATAAATATCCTGAGTGCCCTCTATGGCATCTGCAGCTCCGAATACTGCTGTTCCGCTTCCTACTGCTACTGCAACGTCAGCTACTATTGGTATTGCAGCACCTCCTGTCAGCACTATGCATGCTACACCCGTCGCAATTAGTACTGCTCCTCCAACCATCCTCCAGATTCCCTGTGTCTTTCTCTTTTCGGCTTCATCCTTTATCTTCTGTTCTGTCTCATAGATTTCATCGTATGCTTCTTTATTCTTCTCATGCAGGTCTCCAAATATTTTAATGCCCATGTTCAAGGTACCTGCATCTTTACCTGTGATAAAACTGCCTGTTTCATAGCTCTCAATCGCACACTGGCTAAGGCCTATTTTTGAAAGACATGACTGCAGATTTTCCAGAAGC
It encodes the following:
- a CDS encoding T7SS effector LXG polymorphic toxin, yielding MFTENAVFTGKTGDAVKSYLGEAHITILSGIKVTAQTLLDNMAAYKDGYRAIDSSTNFKLDEEAIQEFRKKLASNYEDTDEYTGEIRSALSEVSDISDVGMPDSNGVFDIHEQMDSDLIKLVSNVNSYERENVVRLENSVELLLENLQSCLSKIGLSQCAIESYETGSFITGKDAGTLNMGIKIFGDLHEKNKEAYDEIYETEQKIKDEAEKRKTQGIWRMVGGAVLIATGVACIVLTGGAAIPIVADVAVAVGSGTAVFGAADAIEGTQDIYYGSTGDIDSTAVNGIKDDLFQGNEDAYYLTENAFAFAASAMIPIGQASTAGNLTFKSTATIVAKEGISMGAGAGAQKITTDVTGNDTAGMVAGMVASGVTAKGLNGIDTKFNVSGNKWYAESAYNEYKKLSDDSKVLTFNSLNSEEIYNIVKNSPESWAVEGYDLITSHNAKYFIKLTTNSIGEKTFNLDWPYYGGYEPDTIASIGELSGKIPVSRDGGDGGFTMGYGKNADGTYANNSERSIPKSSAKVNTGTFDVDLYKDTVDIVTVEDSMTCKIQKLIELGIDEDVAEDLLKDYLNWKERPEIIGENNISDGVEIAGNNVISKYGYYGKAAAWDVGDVHMKGGAGQMNTIYSWGTLKEAGIIFDMDTVVIK